The following coding sequences lie in one Arachis hypogaea cultivar Tifrunner chromosome 4, arahy.Tifrunner.gnm2.J5K5, whole genome shotgun sequence genomic window:
- the LOC112797721 gene encoding uncharacterized protein: MGLSAKKSKKMRKSDSDSDDYNDMEFEEMEQEKDDFDDDDYGEEDEEEQGEEEEDGEEGTDEEDQSGWNNDEMEQLEKEYRDLHHQELFNLKNLKHHKDEDLLKGQAVKSQKALWYKILELRFLLQKPFSSSNRLPQDPVKSSFCEADENVRVAYSDLITSSKETLDSILELQEALFEKNPSITQATSGLERSSKDLEVSKNLDDNFDQEWSQISQTHKRIASFRDKSINKWQRMTQVTTGAAAIKGKLHAFNQDITNQVAAYMRDPSRMIKQMRLRKSAVSVFGSVHEAKDNMKDEEAQTDGDPELLDDSEFYQQLLKEFFETVDPNSSETAFYALKRMQKKKRKIVDRRASKSRKIRYNVHEKIVNFMAPQPMNLPPMAPKLFENLFGLKTQRSSAAAS; this comes from the exons ATGGGATTATCCGCAAAGAAATCTAAGAAGATGCGAAAAAGTGACAGCGATTCGGATGACTACAATGATATGGAGTTTGAAGAG ATGGAGCAGGAAAAAGATGATTTTGACGACGATGATTATGGTGAGGAGGATGAGGAGGAacaaggagaagaggaagaagatggagaggagggAACAGACGAGGAAGACCAAAGTGGATGGAACAATGATGAGATGGAACAACTTGAGAAAGAGTATAGGGATCTTCATCACCAGGAGCT ATTTAATTTGAAGAATTTGAAGCATCATAAGGATGAAGATCTCCTTAAAGGACAAGCTGTAAAAAGCCAAAAG GCCCTCTGGTACAAAATTCTTGAGCTTAGATTCTTGCTTCAGAAGCCATTTTCAAGTTCAAATAGGTTACCTCAG GATCCAGTCAAGTCTTCATTTTGTGAAGCAGATGAAAATGTTAGAGTAGCATACTCAGATTTGATTACTTCTTCCAAGGAGACTTTAGATTCTATATTGGAACTCCAAGAG GCTCTATTTGAAAAGAACCCATCTATTACCCAAGCCACAAGCG GTCTAGAGAGGTCATCAAAAGATTTGGAAGTTTCTAAGAATTTGGATGACAATTTTGATCAAGAATGGTCACAGATTTCTCAGACACATAAGAG AATAGCATCTTTCAGAGACAAGTCAATCAACAAATGGCAGAGGATGACACAAGTGACAACTGGTGCTGCTGCCATTAAAGGCAAATTGCATGCGTTTAATCAG GATATAACTAATCAAGTTGCTGCTTATATGAGGGACCCCAGTAGAATGATCAAACAGATGCGGTTGAGAAAATCTGCTGTTAGTGTATTTGGATCT GTTCACGAGGCTAAGGATAACATGAAAGACGAG GAAGCGCAAACTGATGGTGATCCTGAACTTCTGGATGATTCTGAATTTTATCAGCAATTACTGAAAGAATTTTTTGAGACAGTTGATCCTAATTCATCTG AGACAGCATTTTATGCGTTGAAGAGAATGcaaaaaaagaaacgaaaaatTGTTGATCGCCGTGCCTCAAAAAGCCGCAAGATAAG GTATAATGTTCATGAAAAGATAGTAAACTTTATGGCCCCTCAACCCATGAATCTTCCACCTATGGCTCCAAAGTTATTTGAGAATCTGTTCGGATTGAAGACTCAAAGATCATCTGCTGCAGCCTCATAA
- the LOC112794462 gene encoding AAA-ATPase ASD, mitochondrial-like, whose protein sequence is MGFEEMWSKIGSIMATIMFMYAMFEKFFPPHLRMNVQKYTHKLASFLSPYIQITFPEFAGERLKRSEAFTAIQTYLSATSSLSAKRLKAEVVKDSQTPVVLSMDDSEEVSDEFKGVKVWWLLNKTTLKTQSFSFYPASDEKRYYTLSFHNRYRDLIAHSYIPHVLEEGKAIKIKNRQLKLYTNNCSTGWYGWNRAKWSNVTFEHPARFETLAMEPNKKEEIINDLIKFKKGKEYYTKIGKAWKRGYLLYGPPGTGKSTMIAAMANFLYYDVYDLELTSVKDNTQLRTLLIETSSKSILVIEDIDCSLDLTGKRRNKRNGKGNQDNDESNKDPVKNAEEEENKDSKVTLSGLLNCIDGIWSACAGERIIVFTTNFVDKLDPALIRSGRMDKHIELSYCCFEAFKVLATNYLDIDDHHHHHLFSIVERLLGEVNVTPADVAEKIMPKSNSDDSEICLKNLIEFLESAKKKKEEEDEEESRLKEEKERENGELKNNNGVKENGFIH, encoded by the exons ATGGGGTTTGAGGAAATGTGGTCAAAAATAGGATCAATAATGGCTACCATAATGTTCATGTATGCCATGTTTGAGAAATTCTTCCCTCCTCACCTCCGTATGAATGTCCAAAAGTACACACACAAACTAGCATCCTTCTTGTCTCCATACATCCAAATAACTTTCCCTGAGTTCGCCGGCGAGCGCCTCAAGCGAAGCGAGGCCTTCACGGCCATCCAAACATACCTGAGCGCCACCTCTTCCCTCAGCGCGAAAAGGCTGAAGGCGGAAGTGGTCAAGGACAGCCAAACCCCGGTAGTACTGAGCATGGATGACAGTGAAGAAGTGAGTGATGAGTTCAAAGGTGTTAAGGTTTGGTGGCTCTTAAACAAAACCACACTCAAAACGCAATCGTTTTCGTTCTATCCAGCTTCTGATGAGAAGAGATACTACACTTTAAGCTTTCACAACCGTTATAGGGACCTCATTGCTCACTCTTACATCCCTCATGTCTTGGAAGAAGGGAAAGCAATCAAGATCAAGAACAGGCAATTGAAGCTCTACACCAACAATTGCAGCACTG GTTGGTATGGATGGAACAGAGCAAAGTGGAGCAATGTGACATTTGAGCACCCTGCAAGGTTTGAGACATTAGCCATGGAGCCAAATAAGAAGGAAGAGATAATAAATGATCTTATTAAATTCAAGAAGGGAAAAGAGTACTATACCAAAATTGGCAAGGCATGGAAAAGAGGGTATTTGCTATATGGTCCTCCAGGTACTGGAAAATCTACCATGATAGCCGCAATGGCGAATTTCCTATACTATGATGTCTATGATCTTGAGTTAACATCAGTGAAGGACAACACACAATTGAGGACCCTATTGATTGAGACATCAAGCAAGTCTATCTTGGTGATTGAGGACATTGATTGTTCCCTTGATCTCActggaaaaaggagaaacaagAGAAATGGGAAAGGGAATCAAGATAATGATGAATCTAATAAAGATCCTGTTAAaaatgctgaagaagaagagaataaggATAGTAAGGTAACATTATCAG ggCTATTGAATTGCATTGATGGTATTTGGTCAGCTTGTGCTGGAGAGAGGATCATAGTTTTCACCACGAATTTTGTGGACAAGCTTGATCCAGCACTAATTAGGAGTGGAAGAATGGACAAACACATTGAGTTGTCTTATTGTTGCTTTGAGGCTTTTAAGGTTCTTGCAACAAACTACTTGGACATTgatgatcatcatcaccatcacttGTTTTCCATTGTTGAGAGGTTGTTGGGTGAAGTGAATGTTACACCTGCTGATGTTGCTGAGAAGATCATGCCGAAATCGAACTCTGATGATTCGGAGATATGTTTGAAGAACTTGATTGAGTTTCTTGAGAGTgccaagaagaagaaggaggaggaggatgaagaaGAATCAAGGttgaaggaggagaaagagagggaaaatggagAGTTGAAGAATAATAATGGAGTGAAAGAGAATGGTTTCATCCACTGA